In Coregonus clupeaformis isolate EN_2021a chromosome 7, ASM2061545v1, whole genome shotgun sequence, one genomic interval encodes:
- the LOC121569400 gene encoding U6 snRNA-associated Sm-like protein LSm5: protein MFQLITSVFFKLNMAATPATNPSQLLPLELVDKCIGSRIHIVMKNDKEIVGTLLGFDDFVNMVLEDVTEFEITPEGRRITKLDQILLNGNNITMLIPGGEGPEV from the exons ATGTTTCAATTGATTACTTCCGTCTTTTTCAAACTAAACATGGCGGCCACCCCAGCTACAAATCCATCACAGTTGCTCCCACTTG AGCTCGTGGACAAATGTATAGGTTCCCGAATCCATATCGTCATGAAGAACGACAAAGAAATTGTCGGTACCCTGCTGGGTTTCGATGATTTTGTCA ACATGGTGTTGGAAGACGTGACAGAATT TGAAATCACACCGGAGGGAAGAAGGATAACCAAACTGGACCAGATCCTACTCAACGGCAACAACATCACCATG CTCATCCCTGGAGGCGAAGGGCCTGAAGTATGA
- the LOC121569399 gene encoding proteasome activator complex subunit 2: protein MSRSSVLKIKSVNAVKVENFRQSLYQQAEDLFSNYIPLKINQLDNLLKEEDFSITDLSTLQAPLDIPIPDPPTPEDEEMETDKNDDDEKKKKAPKCGFIKGNEKIVKLLDTVKPEILALRETIITVSCWIQHLIPKIEDGNDFGVAIQEKILERIAAVKTKVDGFHTNINKYFSERGDAVAKASKLTHVMDYRSLVHEKDEAVYSDIRVILLDIRGFYAELYDIISKNLEKVTNPKGEEKPSMY, encoded by the exons ATGTCGAGGTCATCTGTACTGAAAATAAAAAGTGTGAACGCAGTGAAG GTGGAGAACTTCCGCCAGTCTCTGTATCAACAG GCAGAGGATCTGTTTTCAAACTACATCCCATTGAAGATCAACCAGCTGGACAACCTGCTGAAG GAGGAGGATTTCAGCATCACAGACCTGTCTACTCTCCAAGCTCCTCTAGACATCCCTATACCAGACCCTCCTACTCCAGAGGATGAG GAAATGGAGACGGACAagaatgatgatgatgagaagaagaagaaag CTCCAAAATGTGGCTTCATCAAAGGGAATGAGAAGATTGTGAAGCTGCTTGACACAGTCAAACCAGAGATCCTAGCACTGAGGGAGACCATCATTACA GTGTCCTGCTGGATTCAGCATCTCATCCCCAAAATAGAGGATGGGAATGACTTTGGCGTTGCAATCCAG GAGAAAATCTTGGAAAGAATAGCTGCAGTGAAGACCAAAGTGGACGGCTTCCACACCAACATTAACAA GTACTTTTCCGAGAGGGGGGATGCAGTGGCTAAAGCCTCCAAGTTAACTCATGTG ATGGACTACCGCTCTCTGGTCCATGAGAAGGATGAGGCTGTTTACTCTGACATCAGAGTCATCCTCCTGGACATCCGTGGCTTCTAT GCGGAACTGTATGACATCATCAGCAAGAACCTGGAAAAAGTGACTAATCCAAAAGGAGAAGAAAAGCCGTCAATGTACTGA